Proteins from a single region of Balneolaceae bacterium:
- the nth gene encoding endonuclease III — MAKLPKKSEQQKKRALELYNELLEYYPDPRCELDHRNPFELLIATILSAQCTDVRVNKVTPDLFEAYPTPEAMSKAELEDLEELIRSTGFYRNKAKALKESSTTIVEEYDGEVPQTMKELLTLRGAARKTANVVLGNAFGKNEGVVVDTHVKRLSNRFGLTKEKKNTNKIEKDLMALFPRETWTNLSHLFIHHGRNACKARFSEPPDHPICIKYGKKCECWKMRGQTDDQE, encoded by the coding sequence GTGGCGAAACTTCCTAAAAAATCTGAGCAACAAAAAAAACGGGCACTTGAACTTTATAACGAATTACTTGAATATTATCCCGATCCGCGATGTGAATTGGATCATCGAAATCCTTTTGAACTGCTGATTGCCACTATTTTAAGCGCTCAGTGTACCGATGTTCGGGTCAACAAAGTAACTCCTGATCTATTTGAAGCCTATCCAACGCCCGAAGCGATGTCGAAAGCGGAACTGGAGGATCTGGAAGAGTTGATTCGTTCAACCGGTTTTTACAGGAATAAAGCCAAAGCTCTAAAAGAATCATCAACTACTATTGTTGAGGAGTATGATGGAGAAGTACCACAAACCATGAAAGAGTTACTTACACTCCGGGGGGCTGCCAGAAAAACGGCAAATGTTGTTTTGGGAAATGCATTTGGAAAAAATGAGGGCGTTGTGGTAGATACACATGTAAAACGGCTCTCGAACCGATTTGGATTGACCAAAGAGAAAAAAAATACGAACAAGATTGAAAAGGATTTAATGGCTCTCTTTCCGCGAGAAACCTGGACCAATCTTTCGCACCTGTTTATTCATCACGGACGAAATGCCTGTAAGGCGAGATTTTCCGAACCCCCGGATCACCCGATCTGCATCAAGTACGGTAAAAAGTGCGAGTGCTGGAAAATGAGAGGACAAACTGATGATCAGGAATAA